A stretch of Bordetella genomosp. 13 DNA encodes these proteins:
- a CDS encoding DUF2889 domain-containing protein, producing MPLPPPDCRRQPIHTRTIRVESYGREDGLWDLEAELIDYKGYDFTKSEGDVVKAGQHIHHMHLRITIDDKYNIVAAQAAYDAAPYDVHCTAIDRAYAGLVGMNLLKGFRHQVKDRFGGIEGCTHMTELSLVLPTAAVQTMAGRRREQVAVSNQRPFQLDGCHALRTDGPVVLKHYPKWYAGRSDDPASDSDPDAGQAATDTPSFSHTS from the coding sequence ATGCCCTTGCCACCCCCCGACTGCCGTCGCCAACCCATCCACACGCGTACGATACGCGTGGAGTCGTATGGGCGCGAAGACGGCCTGTGGGATCTCGAGGCCGAACTCATCGACTACAAAGGCTACGACTTCACCAAGAGCGAGGGCGACGTCGTCAAGGCCGGCCAGCACATCCATCACATGCACCTGCGCATCACCATCGACGATAAATACAACATCGTCGCCGCGCAGGCTGCCTACGACGCAGCTCCCTACGATGTTCACTGTACGGCCATAGACCGGGCGTACGCTGGCCTGGTGGGCATGAACCTGCTGAAAGGGTTCCGCCATCAGGTGAAAGACCGTTTCGGCGGCATCGAGGGCTGTACCCACATGACCGAACTGTCGCTGGTGCTGCCCACCGCGGCGGTGCAGACCATGGCCGGCCGGCGCCGCGAGCAGGTGGCGGTGTCCAACCAGCGGCCGTTCCAACTGGACGGCTGCCATGCGCTGCGCACCGACGGGCCGGTAGTACTGAAGCACTACCCCAAGTGGTACGCGGGGCGGTCCGACGACCCGGCTTCGGACTCCGATCCGGACGCCGGTCAAGCGGCCACCGATACCCCTTCTTTTTCCCATACGTCCTGA
- a CDS encoding TerC family protein — protein MLEFFQTLSWAAVFQIIMIDILLGGDNAVVIALACRNLEPKQRMQGILWGTAGAIILRVVLIAFALTLLTIPFLKVVGGLLLLWIGVKLLMPEDEGHDKIQGGASIWGAVKTIIVADFVMSLDNVIAIAGAAQNAHADHQIGLVIFGLVISVPIIIWGSTLVLKLIDRFPLVVTFGAALLGWIAGGMIVTDVFVVDQFGVQPTTVKIGAEIIGALLVVVLGRWLASRKTVSKESTHGSA, from the coding sequence GTGCTCGAGTTTTTCCAGACCCTCAGCTGGGCTGCCGTATTCCAGATCATCATGATCGACATCCTGCTGGGTGGCGACAACGCGGTGGTCATCGCGCTGGCCTGCCGCAATCTCGAACCCAAGCAGCGCATGCAGGGCATCCTGTGGGGTACCGCCGGCGCCATCATCCTGCGCGTGGTGCTGATCGCCTTCGCGCTCACGCTGCTCACCATCCCCTTCCTGAAAGTCGTGGGCGGCCTGCTGCTGCTCTGGATCGGCGTCAAGCTGCTGATGCCCGAGGATGAAGGACACGACAAGATCCAGGGCGGCGCCTCCATCTGGGGCGCGGTCAAGACCATCATCGTGGCCGACTTCGTCATGAGCCTGGACAACGTCATCGCCATCGCCGGCGCGGCCCAGAACGCCCACGCCGACCACCAGATCGGCCTGGTCATCTTCGGCCTGGTGATCAGCGTGCCCATCATCATCTGGGGCAGCACGCTGGTGCTCAAGCTGATCGACCGCTTCCCGCTGGTCGTCACCTTCGGCGCGGCGCTGCTGGGCTGGATCGCGGGCGGCATGATCGTGACCGACGTGTTTGTCGTGGATCAATTCGGCGTCCAGCCGACCACGGTTAAAATCGGCGCAGAAATTATTGGCGCCCTGTTGGTCGTTGTCCTGGGACGGTGGCTGGCAAGCCGCAAAACCGTGTCCAAGGAATCCACTCATGGCTCTGCATAA
- a CDS encoding YjbE family putative metal transport protein (Members of this highly hydrophobic protein family,regularly are found preceded by the yybP-ykoY manganese riboswitch (see RF00080). A metal cation transport function is proposed.) translates to MELSSAAFWIALLQIIWVNILLSGDNAVVIALAARSLPPVQQRKAIVVGSAAAIVMRIVLTLVAAELLLLPWLKLIGAVLLVYIGVSLLLPEGEEEGEGKGHGSLLAAIRTIMVADLVMSLDNVVAVAAAAMGDTTLLVIGLAISIPLVIFGSTLLLRVIERFPIIVWVGAALLGFIAGELLVGDPALQGPVARIDTALGVTQHDFGLMVGVCGALLVLVLGKIFLARSKA, encoded by the coding sequence ATGGAACTGAGTTCTGCTGCGTTCTGGATCGCACTGCTCCAGATCATTTGGGTCAACATTCTGCTGTCCGGCGACAACGCCGTGGTCATTGCGCTGGCGGCGCGTTCGCTGCCGCCGGTTCAGCAGCGCAAAGCCATCGTCGTCGGTTCCGCCGCGGCCATCGTGATGCGCATCGTGCTCACGCTGGTGGCGGCCGAATTGCTGCTGCTGCCGTGGCTCAAGCTCATCGGCGCCGTGCTGCTGGTCTACATCGGCGTGTCGCTGCTGCTGCCCGAAGGCGAGGAAGAGGGCGAAGGCAAGGGCCACGGGTCGCTGCTGGCGGCCATCCGCACCATCATGGTGGCCGACCTGGTCATGAGCCTGGACAACGTCGTGGCGGTGGCCGCTGCGGCCATGGGCGACACCACGCTGCTGGTGATCGGCCTGGCGATCAGCATCCCGCTGGTCATCTTCGGCAGCACGCTGCTGCTGCGCGTCATCGAACGCTTCCCCATCATCGTCTGGGTGGGCGCGGCCCTGCTGGGCTTCATCGCCGGCGAACTGCTGGTGGGCGACCCGGCGCTGCAAGGGCCCGTCGCGCGGATCGATACCGCCCTGGGCGTGACGCAGCACGACTTCGGGTTGATGGTCGGCGTGTGCGGCGCGCTGCTGGTCCTGGTTCTGGGAAAAATTTTTCTGGCGCGGTCCAAGGCCTGA
- the sucC gene encoding ADP-forming succinate--CoA ligase subunit beta: MKIHEYQGKELLKQFGVTVPRGIPALSVDEAVAAAEKLGGPVWVVKAQIHAGGRGKGGGVKLARSIDEVRKLSSEILGMQLITHQTGPEGQKVNRLYIEEGADIQNELYVSLVTDRATQKVAFIASSEGGMDIEEVAHSTPEKIINEYIDPQAGLTAEQAKKIATSIGLSGHSVDQAVDLFQKLYKCYMDTDASLVEINPLNCDSKGNLIALDAKFNFDSNALFRHPEIVAYRDLDEEDPAEIEASKFDLAYIQLDGNIGCLVNGAGLAMATMDTIKLFGGEPANFLDVGGGATAEKVTEAFKIMLKNKGVKAILVNIFGGIMRCDVIAEGVITACKAVNLGVPLVVRMKGTNEELGKKMLAESGLPIISADTMAEAATKVVAAAK, translated from the coding sequence ATGAAAATCCACGAGTATCAAGGCAAGGAACTGCTGAAGCAATTTGGCGTGACCGTGCCGCGCGGCATTCCCGCTCTTTCCGTCGACGAGGCCGTGGCAGCCGCCGAGAAACTGGGTGGGCCGGTCTGGGTCGTCAAGGCGCAGATCCACGCGGGCGGCCGCGGCAAGGGCGGCGGCGTCAAGCTGGCGCGCTCCATCGATGAGGTGCGCAAGCTGTCGTCCGAGATCCTCGGCATGCAGCTGATCACGCACCAGACCGGTCCGGAAGGCCAGAAGGTCAACCGCCTGTACATTGAGGAAGGCGCTGACATCCAGAACGAACTGTACGTGTCGCTGGTCACCGACCGCGCCACGCAGAAGGTCGCGTTCATCGCTTCCAGCGAAGGCGGCATGGACATCGAGGAAGTGGCCCACTCCACCCCCGAGAAGATCATCAACGAATACATCGACCCGCAAGCCGGCCTGACCGCCGAGCAGGCCAAGAAGATCGCCACGTCGATCGGCCTGTCGGGCCACTCGGTCGACCAGGCCGTCGACCTGTTCCAGAAGCTCTACAAGTGCTACATGGACACCGACGCCTCGCTGGTCGAGATCAACCCCCTGAACTGCGACAGCAAGGGCAACCTGATCGCCCTGGACGCCAAGTTCAACTTCGACTCGAACGCGCTGTTCCGTCATCCCGAGATCGTCGCCTACCGCGACCTCGATGAAGAAGATCCCGCCGAAATCGAAGCCAGCAAGTTCGACCTGGCCTACATCCAGCTCGACGGCAACATCGGCTGCCTGGTCAACGGCGCCGGCCTGGCCATGGCCACCATGGACACCATCAAGCTGTTCGGCGGCGAGCCAGCCAACTTCCTGGACGTGGGCGGCGGCGCCACCGCCGAGAAGGTCACGGAAGCCTTCAAGATCATGCTCAAGAACAAGGGCGTGAAGGCCATTCTGGTCAACATCTTCGGCGGCATCATGCGCTGCGACGTCATCGCCGAAGGCGTGATCACCGCGTGCAAGGCCGTCAACCTGGGTGTGCCGCTGGTCGTGCGCATGAAGGGCACCAACGAAGAACTCGGCAAGAAGATGCTGGCCGAGTCGGGCCTGCCCATCATCAGCGCCGACACCATGGCCGAAGCGGCCACCAAAGTCGTCGCCGCCGCCAAGTAA
- a CDS encoding heme biosynthesis HemY N-terminal domain-containing protein: MRTWLWTLLLAVVAVALAVMLRQHSGNVLLLIWPWRIEVSLTLAVLLLLALFVALYVVLRLLSWLLAIPDRVRAWRGRRAQARDHELLERGWIGMLEGRFAHAEKDLTRLFGQSKVRSRRVLAALAAARSAHGLGEFARRDRMIDAAREQAGDDPGLLEATATVAADMLLDQGRPQQALDTLAPLQDGGARHLHTSRLLLRAETALEHHERVFTLARGLLRRNALAKDEGAQLIDHAGAARLRAGMAGDGWRVIWKDLKPEERQLPNIALAGAAAFESAGEGTEAARILEAAIADRFNPALVAAYARCDAEQVPRRLAKAETWLQQRPTDAHLLTALGVLCLNGQLWGQAERYLQRSLARRNDAQCHALLGSLYDRLDRPVDAVRHWRLATAAHQALPVLATDGALPAADMGADPHHVDGEGEYAALLSDEQAPAAAPVSEPMPEQAPVVDYVLDPDARGARERPVPADAPAAVPSRSAVDIEDYFDSAPIPPSALEAPVSSYPAPAGAADSGRAAAPTPAPATAPSPAGAAAVPPAAPRPDVPAQPDTRNPHSPTDNKG, from the coding sequence ATGCGTACCTGGCTCTGGACCCTGTTGCTGGCCGTGGTCGCGGTCGCGCTGGCCGTCATGCTGCGCCAGCATTCCGGCAATGTGCTGCTGCTCATCTGGCCGTGGCGTATCGAAGTCTCCCTGACGCTGGCGGTGCTGCTGCTGCTGGCCCTGTTCGTGGCGCTGTACGTGGTGCTGCGGCTGTTGTCGTGGCTGCTGGCCATCCCCGACCGCGTGCGCGCGTGGCGCGGCCGTCGCGCCCAGGCCCGCGACCACGAATTGCTGGAGCGCGGCTGGATCGGCATGCTGGAAGGCCGCTTCGCCCATGCCGAGAAAGACCTTACCCGCCTGTTCGGCCAAAGCAAGGTGCGCAGCCGGCGAGTGCTGGCGGCGCTGGCGGCCGCGCGCTCGGCGCACGGCCTGGGCGAGTTCGCGCGCCGCGACCGCATGATCGACGCGGCGCGTGAACAGGCCGGCGACGATCCCGGCCTGCTCGAGGCCACGGCCACCGTTGCCGCCGACATGCTGCTCGACCAGGGCAGGCCGCAGCAGGCGCTCGATACGCTGGCCCCGCTGCAGGATGGCGGCGCCCGGCATCTGCACACGTCGCGCCTGCTGCTGCGCGCCGAGACCGCGCTCGAGCATCACGAGCGTGTGTTCACGCTGGCGCGCGGCCTGTTGCGCCGCAATGCACTTGCCAAGGACGAGGGCGCGCAGCTCATCGACCATGCGGGCGCCGCGCGCCTGCGCGCCGGCATGGCCGGCGACGGCTGGCGCGTCATCTGGAAAGATCTCAAGCCCGAAGAACGCCAGTTGCCCAACATCGCACTGGCCGGCGCCGCGGCCTTCGAGTCGGCGGGCGAGGGCACCGAAGCCGCGCGCATCCTCGAGGCCGCCATCGCGGATCGCTTCAATCCCGCGCTGGTCGCGGCCTATGCGCGCTGCGACGCCGAACAGGTGCCGCGCCGCCTGGCCAAGGCCGAGACCTGGCTGCAGCAGCGGCCCACCGATGCGCACCTGCTGACCGCGCTGGGCGTGCTGTGCCTGAACGGCCAGCTGTGGGGGCAGGCCGAACGCTACCTGCAGCGCAGCCTGGCGCGCCGCAACGATGCGCAGTGCCATGCGCTGTTGGGCAGTCTCTACGACCGCCTGGACCGGCCCGTGGATGCCGTGCGCCACTGGCGCCTGGCCACCGCCGCGCACCAGGCCCTGCCGGTGCTTGCCACGGATGGCGCGCTTCCCGCGGCCGACATGGGCGCGGACCCGCATCACGTGGACGGCGAGGGCGAGTATGCGGCGCTGCTGTCCGATGAGCAGGCGCCGGCTGCAGCGCCTGTCTCCGAGCCCATGCCCGAGCAGGCGCCCGTGGTCGACTACGTGCTCGATCCCGATGCCCGCGGCGCGCGCGAACGTCCCGTGCCCGCCGACGCGCCGGCCGCCGTGCCGTCGCGCTCGGCGGTCGACATCGAAGACTACTTCGACAGCGCGCCCATCCCGCCGTCGGCGCTGGAGGCTCCCGTTTCCAGCTATCCCGCGCCGGCCGGCGCCGCCGATTCCGGTCGGGCCGCCGCGCCGACGCCTGCGCCTGCTACGGCGCCGTC
- a CDS encoding uroporphyrinogen-III C-methyltransferase, translating into MTDNTSDIRPAAPPDASGGASPAPSVPPSRPEVSSKPPRARSVSSTLIAALVIVALLAIALGGALWAQRREFRAAGQEVASRLDQMNRELSQARQEGRQALALAQAQTNQVADLEGRIREVQTQNSALQQAWQTFSSGASDEILVNDVDRMITLASQQLRLAGDVNNAIVALETAQSRLAQADRPRLAGLQQSINGDLDRLRAVTTVDIPAQSARIERLVALVGRAPLLVPDDAAPLARPGQSRPEAAQPAPPPVDPTADLPADAPWWQRWRAEVESWPGRAGQAVAHELGDLIRVQRVDEPSALLLSPEQATMVRSTLRQRLLTVQLAMLMRQQPVWKTELDNVQDTLARYFDERSQDTMAARTLARELSQVEIAVRVPDVSDSLSTIAALRAAGSKAEGQD; encoded by the coding sequence ATGACAGACAACACCTCCGATATCCGTCCGGCCGCGCCGCCGGACGCTTCCGGCGGCGCGTCTCCCGCGCCTTCCGTGCCCCCATCCCGGCCCGAGGTTTCCTCCAAGCCTCCGCGGGCTCGCTCCGTCAGCAGCACACTCATCGCTGCGCTGGTCATTGTCGCGTTGCTGGCCATCGCCTTGGGCGGCGCGCTGTGGGCGCAGCGACGAGAGTTCCGGGCCGCAGGCCAGGAGGTCGCATCCAGGCTCGACCAGATGAACCGCGAGTTGTCGCAGGCGCGCCAGGAGGGCCGCCAGGCGCTTGCGCTGGCACAGGCGCAGACCAATCAGGTCGCCGATCTCGAGGGCCGCATCCGCGAGGTGCAGACGCAGAACAGCGCGCTGCAGCAGGCGTGGCAGACGTTCAGCAGCGGCGCCAGCGACGAGATCCTGGTCAACGACGTGGACCGCATGATCACGCTGGCCAGCCAGCAGCTGCGCCTGGCGGGCGACGTCAACAACGCCATCGTCGCGCTCGAAACCGCACAATCGCGCCTCGCCCAGGCGGACCGTCCGCGTCTGGCGGGACTGCAGCAAAGCATCAACGGCGACCTCGACCGCCTGCGCGCCGTAACCACCGTCGACATTCCCGCGCAATCGGCGCGCATCGAGCGGCTGGTCGCCCTGGTGGGACGCGCGCCGCTGCTCGTGCCCGACGACGCCGCGCCGCTCGCGCGGCCAGGCCAGTCCAGGCCCGAGGCGGCCCAGCCGGCGCCGCCGCCCGTCGATCCCACCGCCGACCTGCCGGCGGATGCGCCGTGGTGGCAGCGCTGGCGCGCTGAAGTCGAGTCCTGGCCCGGACGCGCCGGCCAGGCCGTCGCGCACGAGCTGGGCGACCTGATCCGCGTGCAGCGCGTGGACGAACCTTCCGCGCTGTTGCTGTCTCCCGAGCAGGCCACCATGGTGCGCTCCACGCTGCGCCAGCGCCTGCTGACGGTGCAGCTGGCCATGCTGATGCGCCAGCAACCCGTGTGGAAAACCGAACTGGACAATGTGCAGGACACGCTGGCGCGCTATTTCGACGAGCGTTCGCAGGACACGATGGCCGCCCGCACGCTGGCGCGGGAACTGTCGCAGGTCGAGATCGCCGTGCGCGTACCCGACGTATCCGACAGCCTCAGCACCATCGCCGCCCTGCGTGCCGCGGGCAGCAAGGCGGAAGGGCAGGACTGA
- the sucD gene encoding succinate--CoA ligase subunit alpha has protein sequence MSILINKDTKVITQGITGKTGQFHTRMCRDYANGKAAFVAGVNPKKAGEDFEGIPIYASVKDAKSATGATVSVIYVPPAGAAAAIWEAVEAELDLAICITEGIPVRDMLEVRNRMKAMNSKTLLLGPNCPGLITPDEIKIGIMPGHIHRKGRIGIVSRSGTLTYEAVAQVTELGLGQSSAVGIGGDPINGLKHVDVLKLFNDDPDTDAVIMIGEIGGPDEVNAAQWAKDNMKKPVVGFIAGVTAPPGKRMGHAGALISGGADTADAKLEIMEACGIKTTRNPSEMGKLLKSVL, from the coding sequence ATGTCGATTCTGATCAACAAGGACACCAAGGTCATCACCCAGGGCATCACGGGTAAGACTGGCCAGTTTCACACCCGCATGTGCCGCGACTACGCGAACGGCAAGGCTGCCTTCGTCGCCGGCGTGAACCCCAAGAAGGCCGGCGAGGACTTCGAGGGCATTCCCATCTACGCCTCGGTCAAGGACGCCAAGTCCGCCACCGGCGCCACCGTGTCGGTGATCTACGTGCCGCCCGCGGGCGCCGCCGCCGCCATCTGGGAAGCCGTTGAGGCCGAACTGGATCTGGCGATCTGCATCACCGAAGGCATCCCGGTCCGCGACATGCTGGAAGTGCGCAACCGCATGAAGGCCATGAACAGCAAGACGCTGCTGCTGGGCCCCAACTGCCCCGGCCTCATCACGCCCGATGAAATCAAGATCGGCATCATGCCCGGCCACATCCACCGCAAGGGCCGCATCGGCATCGTCAGCCGTTCGGGCACCCTGACGTACGAAGCCGTGGCGCAGGTCACCGAGCTCGGCCTGGGCCAGTCCAGCGCCGTGGGCATCGGCGGCGACCCCATCAACGGCCTGAAGCACGTCGACGTGCTGAAGCTGTTCAATGACGATCCCGACACCGACGCCGTCATCATGATCGGCGAAATCGGCGGTCCGGACGAAGTTAACGCCGCGCAGTGGGCCAAGGACAACATGAAGAAGCCGGTCGTCGGCTTCATCGCCGGCGTCACCGCCCCTCCCGGAAAGCGCATGGGCCACGCGGGCGCCCTGATCTCCGGCGGCGCCGACACGGCCGACGCCAAGCTCGAGATCATGGAAGCGTGCGGCATCAAGACCACGCGCAACCCGTCCGAGATGGGCAAGCTGCTGAAGTCGGTGCTGTAA
- a CDS encoding uroporphyrinogen-III synthase yields the protein MSRIAVLTRPAGRNEALAQRLGAAGWQALCLPALTIEPLPAVVPPPMPHDFQLAVFVSGNAARLYLDQVEPCLRSTGWPPGCVVAAVGPATAQTLRGAALVGQSTTVLHPPADADAHDSEALWHILSTRPMPRRALLVRGTQGRDWLADRLAERGVEVVRHALYRRLPAAWSADALAALREWARRGVPVTWLLTSSEGIAATADAVRAAGLQAWWKQCRFVVTHPRLAQVLRGAADDAPGDMVVKNCMPADEAIFEALVAA from the coding sequence ATGTCGCGGATCGCCGTCCTGACCCGGCCCGCGGGCCGCAACGAAGCCCTGGCGCAACGCCTGGGCGCGGCCGGCTGGCAGGCCCTGTGCCTGCCGGCGCTGACCATCGAACCGCTGCCGGCCGTCGTGCCGCCGCCCATGCCGCACGATTTCCAGCTTGCGGTGTTCGTCAGCGGCAATGCCGCGCGCCTGTACCTGGACCAGGTGGAGCCCTGCCTTCGGTCGACCGGCTGGCCGCCCGGCTGCGTGGTGGCGGCCGTAGGCCCGGCCACCGCGCAGACGCTGCGCGGTGCCGCGCTGGTGGGCCAGTCCACGACCGTGTTGCATCCCCCCGCGGATGCCGACGCGCACGATTCCGAAGCACTCTGGCACATCCTGTCGACGCGGCCGATGCCGCGCCGTGCGTTACTGGTGCGCGGTACGCAGGGCCGCGACTGGCTGGCGGATCGCCTGGCCGAGCGCGGCGTGGAGGTGGTCCGGCATGCCCTGTATCGCCGCTTGCCGGCCGCGTGGTCCGCGGACGCGCTTGCGGCGCTGCGCGAATGGGCGCGGCGGGGCGTGCCGGTCACCTGGCTGCTGACCAGCAGCGAGGGCATCGCCGCTACGGCCGATGCCGTCCGTGCCGCAGGCCTGCAAGCATGGTGGAAGCAATGCCGCTTCGTGGTCACGCATCCTCGGCTGGCGCAGGTCCTGCGCGGCGCCGCCGATGACGCCCCTGGCGACATGGTGGTAAAAAACTGTATGCCTGCCGATGAGGCGATCTTCGAGGCCCTTGTTGCCGCCTGA
- the hemC gene encoding hydroxymethylbilane synthase: MSAPQRLVIATRASRLALWQAEFVRGRLQTLYPACSVELLTLTTRGDQILDRTLSKVGGKGLFVKELENALLDDRADLAVHSLKDVPVDLQAPFELCAVLERADPRDAFVSNDYATLAELPAGSVVGTSSLRRESQLRARYPHLRVQPLRGNLDTRLAKLDRGEYAAIILAAAGLDRLALGHRIRSLLEPADSLPAAGQGALGIEIRGDRADLRGWLAPLVHADTAACSLAERAVSRALGGSCQVPLAAYARVQGDQLVLHALVASPDGNRIVRAEGQGPVAQAEEIGEAAARQLLADGADAILASLTQDDASS; this comes from the coding sequence GTGTCCGCTCCGCAACGACTGGTCATCGCCACACGCGCCAGCCGCCTGGCGCTGTGGCAGGCCGAATTTGTACGCGGCCGGCTGCAGACCCTGTACCCCGCCTGCAGCGTCGAGCTGCTCACGCTGACCACCCGCGGCGACCAGATCCTGGACCGCACGCTGTCCAAGGTCGGTGGCAAGGGGCTGTTCGTCAAGGAGCTTGAAAACGCGCTGCTGGACGACCGCGCCGACCTTGCCGTGCATTCGCTGAAGGACGTGCCGGTCGATCTGCAGGCGCCTTTCGAGTTGTGCGCCGTGCTCGAGCGCGCGGATCCCCGCGACGCCTTCGTCTCCAACGACTATGCCACGCTGGCCGAGCTTCCCGCCGGCAGCGTGGTCGGCACTTCCAGCCTGCGCCGCGAGTCGCAGCTGCGTGCCCGCTATCCGCACCTGCGGGTGCAGCCGCTGCGAGGCAATCTCGACACCCGCCTGGCCAAGCTCGATCGCGGCGAATATGCCGCCATCATCCTGGCCGCCGCCGGCCTCGATCGCCTGGCGCTGGGGCATCGCATCCGTTCGCTGCTCGAGCCCGCCGACAGTCTTCCCGCCGCCGGTCAGGGCGCGTTGGGCATCGAGATACGCGGCGATCGCGCCGACTTGCGCGGCTGGCTGGCGCCGCTCGTGCATGCGGACACCGCCGCCTGTTCCTTGGCCGAACGCGCGGTGTCGCGGGCCCTGGGCGGTTCGTGCCAGGTGCCGCTGGCGGCTTATGCGCGCGTGCAGGGCGACCAACTGGTGCTGCATGCGCTGGTCGCTTCGCCTGACGGCAACCGCATCGTGCGAGCCGAAGGGCAGGGGCCCGTCGCGCAGGCCGAGGAAATCGGCGAGGCGGCCGCCCGGCAATTGCTGGCCGACGGCGCCGACGCCATCCTGGCGTCGCTGACGCAGGACGACGCGTCATCCTGA